From one Halothece sp. PCC 7418 genomic stretch:
- a CDS encoding co-chaperone YbbN — MAETPYIQSETELDELIANESVLVVDCTATWCGPCKLVSPLIDQLNGAYSDRAQIRKLDLDEHKPVAKRFAIKSIPAVMFFKGGEQVETLVGAKTYEEYSTELEKHL; from the coding sequence ATGGCAGAAACCCCTTATATTCAAAGCGAAACCGAACTCGACGAACTGATTGCGAATGAATCCGTGTTAGTTGTGGACTGTACTGCAACTTGGTGTGGACCGTGTAAATTAGTTTCCCCTTTGATTGATCAGTTAAATGGGGCTTACAGCGATCGCGCTCAAATTCGGAAACTGGATCTCGATGAGCACAAGCCCGTTGCCAAACGCTTTGCCATCAAAAGCATTCCCGCCGTGATGTTCTTTAAGGGAGGCGAACAAGTAGAAACCCTCGTCGGCGCAAAAACCTACGAAGAATACAGCACAGAATTAGAGAAACACCTGTAA
- the petH gene encoding ferredoxin--NADP reductase, with product MYGPTPSANTVNNTAYANRFFVYEVVGLKQNEVTDQIESPIRKSGSVYITVPYNRMNQEMQRITRMGGKIVSIKPLNDNNHSDQAGTVGQQDQQAAMTDSKAKTKSKGKSDVPVNIYKPKNPLIGKCIENRELVKEGGVGRVRHLTFDVSNSDMRYLEGQSIGIIPPGKDDKGKPHKLRLYSIASTRHGDKGDDNTVSLCVRELVYQHPETNETIYGVCSSYLCNLDEGADVTITGPVGKEMLLPEDPNANIIMMATGTGIAPYRAYLRRMFQEKHEDYKFNGFAWLIFGVPYTENILYKEDLEKMQAEYPDNFRLTYAISREQKTDDGKKMYIQNRVAQQVSEIWELLQDEKTHAYICGLKGMEDGIDEALSAEAQKHGEDWSQFQKSLKKAGRWHVETY from the coding sequence ATGTACGGTCCCACCCCGTCAGCCAATACAGTTAATAACACAGCATACGCCAATCGCTTCTTTGTTTACGAGGTCGTTGGTTTAAAGCAAAACGAAGTCACTGATCAAATCGAATCACCAATTCGTAAAAGTGGCAGTGTTTACATCACGGTTCCCTATAACCGCATGAATCAAGAAATGCAACGCATTACTCGCATGGGTGGGAAAATTGTGAGTATCAAGCCTCTAAACGATAATAATCACTCAGATCAGGCTGGGACAGTTGGGCAGCAAGATCAACAAGCAGCCATGACTGACAGCAAAGCAAAAACCAAATCCAAAGGGAAGTCTGATGTTCCGGTTAACATCTACAAGCCAAAAAACCCTCTCATTGGAAAATGTATTGAAAACCGAGAACTGGTGAAAGAAGGTGGAGTCGGTCGCGTTCGTCATCTCACCTTTGATGTTTCTAATAGCGATATGCGCTATCTGGAAGGGCAAAGTATCGGGATCATTCCTCCTGGAAAAGATGACAAAGGAAAACCCCACAAACTGCGCTTATATTCCATCGCCTCCACCCGTCATGGGGATAAAGGCGATGACAATACTGTTTCTCTTTGTGTGCGGGAATTGGTGTATCAACATCCCGAAACCAATGAAACTATCTATGGGGTTTGTTCTAGCTATCTCTGCAACCTTGACGAAGGCGCTGATGTCACCATTACCGGTCCAGTGGGGAAAGAAATGCTCTTACCTGAAGATCCCAACGCCAATATCATTATGATGGCAACGGGAACTGGAATTGCTCCTTATCGTGCTTATCTGCGTCGGATGTTCCAAGAAAAGCATGAAGACTATAAGTTTAACGGATTTGCTTGGTTGATTTTTGGGGTTCCCTATACCGAGAATATCTTGTACAAGGAAGACTTAGAAAAAATGCAAGCAGAATACCCCGACAACTTCCGTCTTACTTACGCCATCAGTCGGGAACAAAAAACAGACGATGGTAAGAAAATGTATATCCAAAATCGGGTTGCCCAGCAAGTGTCCGAAATTTGGGAATTACTGCAAGATGAGAAAACCCATGCTTATATTTGCGGTTTGAAAGGAATGGAAGATGGCATTGACGAAGCCCTTTCCGCAGAAGCGCAAAAACATGGCGAAGATTGGTCTCAGTTCCAGAAGAGTCTGAAGAAAGCTGGACGTTGGCACGTTGAAACTTATTAA
- the ftsH2 gene encoding ATP-dependent zinc metalloprotease FtsH2 gives MKLPWRVILLWTLPILVVGFFLWQGTFSPNAGELTGGNSANTRLSYGRFLEYLESERVQSVDLYDNGRTAIVQASDPQLSGSTQRYRVDLPENAPELITKMREADVAIDSHDSGDNSAIWGFLGNLIFPVLLIGALFFLFRRSNNAGGGPGQAMNFGKSRARFQMEAKTGVLFDDVAGVEEAKEELQEVVTFLKQPERFTAVGAKIPKGALLVGPPGTGKTLMAKAIAGEAGVPFFSISGSEFVEMFVGVGASRVRDLFKKAKENAPCLIFIDEIDAVGRQRGAGIGGGNDEREQTLNQLLTEMDGFEGNTGIIIIAATNRPDVLDTALLRPGRFDRQVTVDAPDVKGRISILNVHARNKKLDPDVSLESIARRTPGFTGADLANLLNEAAILTARRRKSAITLAEIDDAVDRVVAGMEGTPLVDSKSKRLIAYHEVGHAIIGTLIPDHDPVQKVTLIPRGQAQGLTWFTPSEEQMLVSRSQLKARITGALGGRAAEEEVFGDAEVTSGAGGDLQQLTAMARQMVTRFGMSDLGPMSLESQNSEVFLGGGLMNRSEYSEEIASRIDSQVREIVEQCHDNARRIIRDHRVAIDRLVDLLIEKETIDGDEFRQILSEYTDIPEKEQYVPQMQQ, from the coding sequence ATGAAACTACCTTGGCGGGTAATCTTACTCTGGACATTACCGATCCTCGTGGTTGGTTTTTTCCTCTGGCAGGGAACTTTCTCTCCCAATGCTGGAGAACTCACCGGCGGTAACTCAGCCAATACAAGATTGAGTTATGGTCGCTTCTTAGAATATTTAGAATCCGAGCGGGTACAGTCGGTTGATTTGTACGATAATGGCAGAACAGCAATTGTACAAGCCAGTGACCCTCAACTTAGTGGCAGCACTCAACGGTATCGCGTCGATCTCCCTGAAAATGCCCCCGAACTGATTACAAAAATGCGGGAAGCAGATGTTGCTATTGACTCCCACGATAGTGGCGACAACAGTGCCATTTGGGGCTTCTTAGGCAATTTAATTTTCCCAGTTCTCCTGATTGGGGCTTTATTCTTCCTCTTCCGTCGTTCTAATAACGCGGGTGGCGGTCCCGGACAAGCGATGAACTTTGGTAAATCTCGCGCTCGTTTCCAAATGGAAGCGAAAACTGGGGTTCTCTTTGATGATGTCGCTGGTGTAGAGGAAGCCAAAGAAGAACTACAGGAAGTGGTTACTTTCTTGAAACAACCAGAACGATTTACCGCAGTGGGCGCGAAAATCCCCAAAGGCGCTTTATTAGTTGGCCCCCCAGGAACTGGTAAAACCCTAATGGCAAAAGCAATCGCTGGTGAAGCTGGCGTTCCCTTCTTCAGCATTTCCGGTTCGGAATTTGTGGAAATGTTTGTTGGGGTCGGTGCGTCTCGCGTCCGTGACCTCTTCAAGAAAGCAAAAGAAAACGCCCCTTGTCTGATCTTCATTGATGAAATCGACGCTGTGGGTCGTCAGCGTGGGGCTGGTATTGGTGGCGGTAACGATGAACGGGAACAAACCCTGAACCAGTTACTCACCGAAATGGATGGATTTGAAGGCAATACAGGGATTATCATTATTGCTGCAACCAACCGTCCTGATGTCCTTGATACCGCATTGTTACGTCCTGGACGTTTTGATCGTCAGGTCACTGTTGATGCACCAGATGTCAAAGGACGGATTTCGATTCTTAATGTTCATGCGCGGAACAAGAAATTAGATCCTGATGTTTCTTTAGAGTCGATCGCGCGACGGACTCCTGGCTTCACAGGGGCTGATTTAGCGAACTTGCTCAATGAAGCAGCAATTTTAACAGCGCGTCGTCGTAAATCTGCGATAACCTTAGCTGAAATTGATGATGCAGTGGATCGGGTGGTCGCTGGTATGGAAGGAACACCATTAGTGGATAGCAAGAGCAAGCGGTTGATTGCTTACCATGAAGTCGGTCATGCTATTATCGGAACGTTAATTCCTGATCACGATCCAGTACAGAAAGTTACTTTAATTCCCCGTGGACAAGCCCAAGGATTAACTTGGTTTACGCCCAGTGAAGAACAAATGCTCGTCTCGCGATCGCAGCTTAAAGCCCGTATTACAGGCGCATTAGGCGGTCGTGCTGCTGAAGAAGAAGTCTTTGGCGATGCCGAAGTGACCTCTGGTGCTGGCGGTGACTTACAACAACTAACCGCAATGGCGCGTCAAATGGTCACTCGCTTCGGAATGTCGGATCTCGGTCCGATGTCTTTAGAAAGCCAAAATAGTGAAGTTTTCCTAGGCGGTGGACTCATGAATCGTTCCGAATATTCCGAAGAAATTGCCTCTCGCATTGATTCTCAAGTGCGGGAAATTGTCGAACAATGTCACGATAATGCCCGTCGCATCATTCGTGATCACCGAGTTGCCATTGACCGCCTTGTGGACTTGCTGATTGAGAAAGAAACCATTGATGGCGATGAATTCCGTCAAATTCTTTCTGAATATACTGATATTCCAGAAAAAGAACAGTATGTTCCTCAAATGCAACAATAA
- the pflB gene encoding formate C-acetyltransferase, translating to MLTKTERFVPGQWVENIDVRDFIQKNYTPYTGDESFLVGATEETKNLWEKVQLLMEEERKKGILDTETKIPAGITAHAPGYIDPTLEKIVGLQTDQPLKRAIMPAGGIRVVKKSLEAYGYQLDPETDEIFTKYRKSHNDGVFSAYSKQMRLARHSGVITGLPDAYGRGRIIGDYRRIALYGIDHLVADKKAQLDSLEEETMTEDVIRLREEITEQIKALKDLHTMAASYGFDLAYPAETAQEAIQWTYFGYLGAVKEQNGAAMSLGRVSTFLDIYIERDLEKGLIDEWQAQEMIDHFVMKLRMVRFLRTPEYNQLFSGDPTWVTEGLGGMGLDGRPLVTRTNFRFLHTLYNLGPAPEPNLTVLWSEHLPLNFKRYCAKVSIDTSSIQYENDDLMRAEYGDDYGIACCVSGMPIGKQMQFFGARVNLAKALLYAINGGKDEKSGEQVAPPSEPITSEYLDYEEVMAKFEGLMGWLSKLYVNALNIIHYMHDKYAYERLQMALHDRDVYRTMACGMAGLSVVTDSLAAIKYAKVKVLRDDNGLAVGYQVEGDYPKFGNNDDRADDIAVSLVSDLMNHIRQHPTYRQATPTQSILTITSNVVYGKKTGNTPDGREGGKPFAPGANPIHGRDTKGAIAALSSVAKLPYDNAKDGISYTFSIIPQALGKGDDNRITNLTGMLDGYFHDRGHHVNINVLNRETLIDAMDHPEKYPQLTIRVSGYAVNFIKLTREQQEDVISRTFHEKV from the coding sequence ATGCTAACTAAAACCGAACGATTTGTGCCCGGTCAATGGGTAGAAAATATTGATGTCCGCGACTTTATCCAAAAGAACTATACCCCCTACACTGGTGACGAATCATTTTTAGTGGGCGCAACAGAAGAAACGAAGAATCTCTGGGAAAAAGTCCAATTGTTAATGGAAGAAGAGCGAAAAAAAGGGATTTTAGATACAGAGACAAAAATTCCCGCAGGAATTACCGCTCACGCCCCTGGTTATATTGATCCAACCTTAGAAAAAATTGTTGGCTTACAAACCGATCAACCCCTCAAACGCGCCATTATGCCAGCTGGGGGCATTCGGGTTGTGAAAAAATCTCTCGAAGCCTACGGTTATCAACTCGATCCAGAAACCGATGAAATTTTTACGAAATACCGTAAAAGCCATAACGATGGTGTTTTTTCCGCCTATAGCAAACAAATGCGTTTAGCCCGTCACTCTGGTGTCATCACGGGGTTGCCCGATGCCTATGGGCGCGGTCGCATTATTGGCGATTACCGTCGCATTGCCCTTTATGGGATTGACCATTTAGTTGCTGATAAAAAAGCACAACTGGATTCCCTAGAAGAGGAAACGATGACTGAAGATGTGATTCGTTTACGGGAAGAAATTACAGAACAAATCAAAGCCCTGAAAGATTTGCACACCATGGCAGCCAGTTATGGTTTTGATCTTGCTTACCCGGCGGAAACGGCTCAAGAAGCGATTCAATGGACTTATTTTGGGTATTTAGGGGCGGTCAAAGAACAAAATGGCGCTGCAATGTCCTTAGGGCGGGTGTCAACGTTCCTTGATATTTACATTGAACGGGATCTAGAAAAAGGTTTGATTGATGAATGGCAAGCCCAAGAAATGATTGACCATTTCGTGATGAAGTTACGGATGGTGCGTTTCTTGCGAACACCAGAGTATAATCAACTCTTCTCTGGGGATCCGACTTGGGTCACGGAAGGTTTAGGCGGGATGGGCTTAGATGGTCGTCCTTTAGTGACACGGACTAACTTCCGATTTCTCCATACCCTTTATAACTTAGGACCGGCTCCAGAACCGAATTTAACGGTACTGTGGTCAGAACACTTACCGCTTAATTTCAAACGTTACTGTGCCAAGGTTTCCATTGATACCAGTTCCATTCAGTATGAAAATGATGACTTAATGCGGGCGGAATACGGCGATGATTATGGGATTGCTTGCTGTGTTTCTGGGATGCCTATTGGGAAACAAATGCAGTTCTTTGGCGCCCGGGTGAATCTGGCGAAAGCGTTACTGTATGCCATTAACGGTGGAAAAGATGAAAAATCAGGGGAACAGGTTGCCCCTCCCAGTGAACCGATTACGTCTGAGTATCTCGATTATGAGGAGGTGATGGCAAAATTTGAAGGTTTAATGGGTTGGCTATCGAAACTGTATGTGAACGCCCTGAATATCATCCACTATATGCACGATAAATACGCTTATGAACGTCTGCAAATGGCATTGCACGATCGCGATGTGTATCGGACGATGGCCTGTGGGATGGCAGGATTATCCGTGGTAACAGACTCCCTTGCTGCGATTAAATATGCCAAGGTGAAAGTGCTACGGGATGACAATGGCTTAGCCGTCGGTTATCAGGTGGAAGGCGATTATCCGAAGTTTGGCAATAACGACGATCGCGCTGATGACATTGCTGTGAGCTTAGTGAGTGATCTCATGAATCACATCCGTCAACACCCCACCTATCGCCAAGCAACGCCCACGCAATCCATTTTGACCATCACCTCCAATGTGGTCTATGGCAAGAAAACTGGGAATACTCCCGATGGACGCGAAGGCGGAAAACCCTTTGCACCGGGAGCCAATCCCATCCATGGGCGGGATACCAAAGGCGCGATCGCTGCGTTATCATCCGTGGCAAAACTGCCTTATGACAATGCCAAAGATGGCATTTCTTACACCTTCTCTATTATTCCGCAAGCCCTCGGCAAAGGAGACGACAACCGCATCACCAACTTAACGGGAATGTTAGATGGTTACTTCCACGACCGTGGTCATCACGTTAACATCAATGTTCTCAACCGAGAAACCTTAATTGATGCTATGGATCATCCAGAAAAATATCCACAACTGACCATCCGAGTTTCTGGTTATGCGGTGAACTTTATTAAACTAACGCGGGAACAGCAAGAAGATGTCATTTCTCGCACTTTCCACGAAAAAGTGTAA